One Triticum dicoccoides isolate Atlit2015 ecotype Zavitan chromosome 4B, WEW_v2.0, whole genome shotgun sequence genomic window carries:
- the LOC119292244 gene encoding expansin-B4-like, whose product MGKPQLALRGVAAPPVVLAVLLLLSCSLHGARAEEGESAGLDTGLAGGEPGMVNTSAVSIGQSGVARATWYGAPNGAGPYDNGGACGFKNVNRYPFMAMTSCGNQPLFKDGKGCGACYKIKCTKHKACSGRQETVVITDMNYYPVAPYHFDLSGTAFGKLAKPGRNDELRHAGIIDIQFTRVSCEFPGLKVGFHVEEGSNAVYMAILVEYENGDGDVVQVDLMESGRRGRGGGGGRWTRMRESWGSIWRLDSNHRLQAPFSLRIRNESGKTLVARNVIPKNWRPNTFYRSIVQYS is encoded by the exons ATGGGGAAGCCGCAGCTCGCGCTCCGGGGAGTGGCGGCGCCGCCGGTGGTGCTGgcggtgctgctgctgctctcctgcTCCCTCCACGGCGCGAGGGCGGAGGAGGGGGAGTCCGCCGGCCTGGACACGGGCCTGGCCGGCGGCGAGCCCGGCATGGTCAACACCAGCGCCGTGTCCATCGGGCAGTCCGGCGTCGCCCGGGCCACCTGGTACGGCGCCCCCAACGGCGCCGGCCCCTACGACAACG GCGGCGCTTGCGGGTTCAAGAACGTGAACCGGTACCCGTTCATGGCCATGACCTCCTGCGGCAACCAACCGCTGTTCAAGGACGGCAAGGGCTGCGGCGCGTGCTACAAG ATCAAGTGCACGAAGCACAAGGCGTGCTCTGGGCGGCAGGAGACGgtggtgatcacggacatgaactaCTACCCGGTGGCGCCCTACCACTTCGATCTCAGCGGCACCGCCTTCGGCAAGCTCGCCAAGCCCGGCCGCAACGACGAGCTCCGCCACGCCGGCATCATCGACATCCAGTTCACCAG GGTGTCGTGCGAGTTCCCGGGGCTCAAGGTGGGGTTCCACGTGGAGGAGGGGTCCAACGCGGTGTACATGGCGATCCTGGTGGAGTACGAGAACGGCGACGGCGACGTGGTGCAGGTGGACCTCATGGAGTCGGGCCGCCGGGgacgcggcgggggcggcgggcggtgGACGCGGATGCGCGAGTCGTGGGGCTCCATCTGGCGCCTCGACTCCAACCACCGCCTCCAGGCGCCCTTCTCCCTCCGCATCCGCAACGAGTCCGGCAAGACCCTCGTCGCCCGCAACGTCATCCCCAAGAACTGGCGCCCCAACACCTTCTACCGCTCCATCGTCCAGTACAGCTAG